In a genomic window of Ptiloglossa arizonensis isolate GNS036 chromosome 12, iyPtiAriz1_principal, whole genome shotgun sequence:
- the LOC143153238 gene encoding uncharacterized protein LOC143153238: protein MLVEEMPRSFVKKNNSYSHCPLKKRPVHVLLTEEVPEVIKEEIIDVVMDDIPEPENLSTKPEDLSRSAERQQQQTEQRTRGSRSPSPVVKVSVSPPPAVKVSVSPPLATRPTSPSVHHHVHPVHHLHHHHYPTKAVTPPAGIAPIHPMAKKARVEVIQHENSSSTAAVTATSAPLHFMASKAPLEPLNLNTPVEPLAHYATPAWARAPPLYPPHYLPYPAAYHRYHHAGAELYPSYPIPAYPHSSPEHHPSVSPPPHGALTCPTIQRPIARSYAHWPSPDHCGLSPTSSLGSGSLRSPPPITPEDLSSPGSDSGRSSAGSTSTGPTIVTPKIEKTSTTNGSTASLSSTSSPRYQCPDCGKSYSTYSGLSKHQQFHCAAAEGQAKKSFSCKYCEKVYVSLGALKMHIRTHTLPCKCHLCGKAFSRPWLLQGHIRTHTGEKPFSCQHCNRAFADRSNLRAHLQTHSDVKKYSCTSCSKTFSRMSLLTKHQEGGCPGVAVPMGYSC from the exons ATGCTCGTCGAAGAGATGCCGCGCAGCTTCGTAAAGAAGAACAACAGCTACAGCCACTGTCCGCTGAAAAAGCGGCCAGTCCACGTCTTGCTCACCGAAGAAGTTCCCGAAGTGATCAAAG AAGAGATCATCGACGTCGTGATGGACGATATTCCCGAGCCCGAGAACCTCAGCACGAAACCCGAAGACCTGAGCAGAAGCGCCGAACGTCAGCAACAGCAAACGGAACAACGCACGCGCGGGTCCAGGTCCCCCTCGCCGGTCGTCAAAGTCTCCGTGTCCCCCCCGCCTGCCGTCAAAGTCTCCGTGTCCCCTCCGTTGGCGACGAGACCGACGTCCCCGTCGGTGCACCATCACGTTCACCCGGTGCACCATCTACACCATCATCATTACCCGACGAAGGCTGTCACGCCGCCGGCCGGTATCGCGCCGATTCACCCAATGGCGAAGAAAGCGCGCGTCGAAGTGATTCAGCACGAGAACTCGTCGTCGACGGCCGCGGTGACGGCCACGTCGGCGCCGTTGCACTTCATGGCGAGCAAAGCGCCCTTGGAGCCGTTGAATCTGAACACACCGGTCGAACCGTTGGCGCATTACGCGACTCCGGCGTGGGCTCGTGCCCCACCGTTGTACCCGCCTCACTATCTCCCGTACCCGGCCGCTTATCATCGTTATCATCACGCGGGTGCAGAGTTGTATCCCTCTTATCCGATTCCGGCGTATCCGCACTCGTCGCCGGAGCATCATCCGTCAGTTTCGCCGCCGCCACACGGCGCGTTGACCTGTCCGACGATTCAACGACCGATCGCCAGGAGTTACGCTCACTGGCCGAGTCCCGATCATTGCGGTCTGTCGCCCACCAGTTCCTTGGGATCCGGATCGCTCAGATCACCGCCACCGATTACGCCCGAAGATCTCTCGTCGCCCGGAAGCGACAGCGGAAGATCATCGGCGGGTAGCACGTCGACGGGACCGACGATCGTCACaccgaaaatcgagaaaacgaGCACGACGAACGGTTCCACGGCGTCTTTATCCTCCACATCGTCGCCGAGGTATCAGTGCCCCGACTGCGGGAAATCGTACAGCACCTACTCCGGGTTATCGAAGCATCAGCAATTCCATTGCGCGGCCGCGGAGGGCCAAGCGAAGAAATCGTTCTCGTGCAAGTACTGCGAGAAGGTGTACGTGAGCCTCGGCGCGCTCAAGATGCACATCAGGACGCACACGTTGCCCTGCAAGTGCCATCTATGCGGCAAGGCGTTCTCGAGGCCGTGGCTGCTCCAGGGACACATCAGGACGCACACCGGCGAGAAGCCCTTCAGCTGTCAGCACTGCAATCGCGCGTTCGCCGACAGGAGTAACCTCAGGGCGCACCTACAGACGCACAGCGACGTCAAGAAGTACTCGTGCACCTCGTGCAGCAAGACGTTCAGCAGGATGTCCCTGTTGACGAAGCACCAGGAGGGCGGCTGCCCGGGAGTTGCCGTCCCGATGGGCTACAGCTGCTGA